One stretch of Methylopila sp. 73B DNA includes these proteins:
- a CDS encoding DUF4169 family protein, which translates to MAEIVNLRQARKRREREDRSAQAAENRVRFGRRKDEQVAEEARRAQAERLLDGHRRDNGGDAEQ; encoded by the coding sequence ATGGCTGAGATCGTAAATCTGCGCCAGGCGCGCAAGCGGCGGGAACGTGAGGACAGGTCGGCGCAAGCCGCCGAGAACCGCGTCCGCTTCGGCCGGCGGAAGGACGAACAGGTCGCCGAGGAGGCTCGCCGCGCTCAGGCGGAACGGCTTCTCGACGGCCATCGTCGCGACAACGGGGGCGACGCGGAGCAATGA
- a CDS encoding AsmA family protein — MNNALTGLGLALVLALVAALIGPWFIDWNAYRDDFAAQASALVGAPVTVSGDVDARLLPSPYVRFRGVAAGVGDARLEASEIEITLAIGPLLRGEAKAERLKLVRPVLNLASNADGVLTTPFGAGARGARDADRISFDRAEIVDGALRLATPSGRLTLTNIDGVAEAGSLRGPFRFEGAATTTSGQAAVRLSTAKADDFGVIRLKLAASLDGRPETFDLDGALTIAAKPHFEGQVAAARPETKSEPKDGKTTIDAGSWRLTAKVAGDAARLAFDSIDAAYGPEERGLRLAGKGALILGATPRVDLAVGARQLDLDRFAGADRPKTPLGVIEWIAGQFAGAARQPLPGRIAIDVGGVVLAGDVARNLSAELVANEDVWRVARASVWLPGDASLAASGALVFVDREPGFAGKVDFTAGDVASLRRWLQGGAGEGARTAVRRLSVKGDVSARMGGLAVDNARIEGDGAVTSGRLAWRAAEEGERAALEARLTADKLDLDALGADRLVAGLIRGADTDVAVTLDAKALTLLGVSLRDVALDAALDADGFEVRRLAVADAGGAKLSGQGRIGAGAEGPEGRLAFDVDAQRLDGLIAFARAVDGAGGAADVLARRAAALQPAKATVELTTGAAGHRVTARGNAAGGAFEARLSTPRFALDADMDMALDLGSPDGRRLAALVGLTTSPVAAAEGGRLTLALKGAPARGMTGDARFAALGLDLAAKGDVTLAPVVGLSAAADVTLKSPDIAAFAEALGRLTPGVAPSMPVDLAARVAVTADQAAIENLAGSIAGRAVSGRLLAPFDPKAAFEGEAAVDEAPAAALLALGLSPEGLTAGPTGVRSVWPSAAFGPSPLRGLNGRIAVSARRMPLGLAEPATDVRFILALRPNATSVERFSANLAGGGVTGSLDLSRPGLEATLAVKAAAKDVRLERLTGQGVASKLIGAIEGTVEAQGSGRSLSAIMASFAGAGSATLRSAAIRSLDAAALDAVEPMIEQGLPLEAPKIAGALEPLIGRADFTAPRLGAPFTISGGVLRSGAIVDEGVAARLGGGVSIDLSRLTLDAALTLGPRRADAPQLGVAFQGSLAAPRRKLDATALTSWLSVRAVERETQRIEAMEAEIQQRARLARERAAAEDRRRAEEKRVADEKRKADEERLKAQQLAPSQPTLPPTFDLAPPTEGETQGGR, encoded by the coding sequence CGAGCGCCTCAAGCTCGTGCGCCCCGTGCTGAACCTGGCTTCCAACGCCGACGGCGTTCTGACGACGCCCTTCGGCGCCGGCGCGCGGGGCGCTCGCGATGCGGACCGCATCTCCTTCGACCGGGCGGAGATCGTCGACGGCGCCCTTCGCCTCGCGACGCCTTCGGGGCGGCTGACGCTGACAAACATCGACGGCGTGGCGGAGGCGGGCTCGCTGCGCGGGCCGTTCCGCTTCGAGGGCGCAGCGACGACCACGTCGGGCCAAGCCGCGGTTCGGCTCTCGACCGCGAAGGCGGACGATTTCGGCGTGATTCGGCTGAAGCTTGCGGCGTCCCTGGACGGACGTCCCGAGACCTTCGACCTCGACGGCGCGCTGACGATCGCCGCCAAGCCGCATTTCGAAGGCCAAGTGGCCGCCGCGCGACCGGAGACGAAGTCGGAACCGAAGGACGGCAAGACGACGATCGATGCGGGGTCGTGGCGGCTCACGGCGAAGGTCGCAGGCGACGCGGCGCGCCTTGCCTTCGACTCGATCGACGCGGCCTACGGCCCGGAGGAACGCGGCCTGCGTCTCGCCGGGAAGGGCGCCCTGATCCTCGGCGCGACGCCGCGCGTGGACCTCGCGGTCGGGGCGCGCCAGCTCGACCTCGATCGCTTCGCCGGCGCCGATCGACCCAAGACGCCGCTTGGCGTGATCGAGTGGATCGCAGGGCAGTTCGCCGGCGCAGCGCGGCAGCCGCTGCCCGGACGCATCGCGATCGACGTCGGTGGGGTCGTCCTCGCCGGCGACGTCGCCCGCAATCTCTCCGCCGAGCTGGTGGCGAACGAAGACGTCTGGCGGGTCGCTCGCGCGTCCGTGTGGCTCCCCGGCGACGCGAGTCTCGCGGCGTCAGGCGCGCTGGTGTTCGTGGACCGAGAGCCGGGCTTCGCCGGCAAGGTCGATTTCACGGCCGGCGACGTCGCGAGCCTTCGCCGCTGGCTGCAAGGCGGCGCCGGGGAGGGCGCGCGGACCGCCGTTCGCCGCCTGTCCGTCAAGGGCGACGTTAGCGCGCGGATGGGCGGACTGGCGGTCGACAACGCGCGGATCGAAGGCGACGGCGCGGTCACCTCGGGGCGTCTCGCTTGGCGCGCGGCGGAGGAGGGTGAGCGCGCCGCCCTGGAAGCGCGGCTGACGGCCGACAAGCTCGACTTGGACGCGCTCGGCGCGGATCGGCTCGTCGCCGGACTGATCCGCGGAGCCGACACCGACGTCGCCGTGACGCTTGACGCGAAGGCGCTGACGCTGCTCGGCGTCTCGCTGCGAGACGTCGCGCTGGACGCGGCGCTGGACGCGGACGGCTTCGAGGTGCGGCGGCTCGCCGTGGCCGATGCAGGCGGCGCGAAACTCTCCGGGCAAGGACGCATCGGCGCGGGCGCCGAGGGGCCGGAGGGCCGGCTCGCCTTCGACGTCGACGCGCAGCGGCTTGACGGGCTCATCGCCTTCGCGCGCGCGGTCGACGGCGCCGGCGGGGCGGCCGACGTGCTGGCCCGCCGCGCGGCGGCGCTGCAGCCGGCGAAAGCCACCGTCGAGCTCACCACCGGCGCGGCCGGGCACCGCGTCACGGCGCGCGGAAACGCCGCCGGCGGGGCCTTCGAGGCGCGGCTCTCGACGCCACGCTTCGCGCTCGACGCGGACATGGACATGGCGCTTGACCTCGGTTCGCCCGACGGACGACGCCTCGCGGCTCTTGTCGGTCTGACGACGAGTCCTGTCGCGGCCGCGGAGGGTGGGCGGCTGACGCTGGCGCTCAAGGGGGCGCCTGCTCGCGGCATGACGGGCGACGCGCGCTTCGCAGCGCTCGGCCTCGACCTCGCCGCCAAGGGCGACGTGACGCTCGCGCCTGTCGTGGGACTGTCCGCGGCGGCTGACGTGACGCTCAAATCGCCGGATATCGCCGCCTTCGCCGAAGCTCTGGGGCGCCTGACGCCCGGCGTGGCGCCGTCGATGCCGGTCGACCTTGCAGCCCGCGTCGCGGTGACCGCGGATCAGGCGGCGATCGAAAACCTCGCCGGCTCGATCGCCGGTCGCGCCGTGTCCGGCCGACTCCTCGCGCCGTTCGATCCGAAGGCCGCCTTCGAGGGCGAGGCCGCCGTGGACGAAGCGCCCGCCGCGGCGCTCCTGGCGCTGGGCCTCTCGCCGGAAGGCCTGACCGCGGGACCGACAGGCGTTCGTTCGGTCTGGCCGTCCGCCGCCTTCGGCCCCTCGCCGCTGCGCGGGCTGAACGGGCGGATCGCGGTGTCGGCGCGGCGCATGCCGCTGGGCTTGGCGGAGCCTGCGACCGATGTGCGCTTCATCCTGGCGCTGCGTCCGAACGCGACGTCCGTGGAGCGGTTCTCCGCCAATCTCGCCGGCGGGGGCGTCACCGGTTCGCTCGATCTCTCCCGCCCGGGCCTCGAGGCGACGCTTGCGGTTAAGGCCGCGGCGAAGGATGTGCGTCTGGAGAGGCTCACGGGCCAAGGCGTCGCGTCCAAGCTCATCGGCGCGATCGAAGGAACGGTGGAGGCGCAGGGTTCCGGCCGCAGCCTCTCGGCGATCATGGCGAGCTTCGCCGGCGCGGGATCCGCGACGCTGCGCTCGGCGGCCATCCGTAGCCTCGACGCCGCCGCGCTCGACGCGGTCGAGCCGATGATCGAGCAGGGGCTTCCGCTCGAAGCGCCGAAGATCGCAGGCGCGCTGGAGCCGCTGATCGGCCGGGCCGATTTCACGGCGCCGCGCCTCGGCGCGCCCTTCACCATCTCGGGCGGCGTGCTGCGCTCCGGCGCCATCGTCGACGAGGGCGTGGCCGCGCGGCTCGGCGGCGGCGTCTCGATCGATCTGTCGCGGCTCACTCTGGACGCCGCGCTGACGCTGGGCCCCCGGCGGGCGGACGCTCCGCAGCTCGGCGTCGCGTTCCAGGGCTCGCTCGCCGCGCCGCGCCGAAAGCTGGACGCGACCGCGCTGACGAGCTGGCTTTCGGTTCGGGCCGTCGAGCGTGAGACGCAGCGGATCGAGGCGATGGAAGCCGAGATCCAGCAGAGAGCCCGGCTCGCGCGCGAACGCGCCGCAGCGGAGGATCGCCGTCGAGCCGAGGAGAAACGGGTCGCGGACGAGAAGCGGAAAGCGGACGAAGAGCGCCTGAAGGCGCAGCAGCTTGCGCCGTCTCAGCCGACGCTGCCGCCGACGTTCGACCTGGCCCCGCCGACCGAGGGCGAAACGCAGGGCGGTCGCTGA
- a CDS encoding ribbon-helix-helix domain-containing protein produces MNPDIVKRSIVVAGHKTSVSLEDAFWHALKDIARERGQSLRGLVAEIDASRTGGNLSSAVRLHVLDHYRRRSGALGAIKS; encoded by the coding sequence ATCAACCCTGACATCGTCAAGCGATCGATCGTGGTCGCCGGGCATAAGACGAGCGTGAGCCTCGAAGACGCCTTCTGGCACGCGCTGAAGGATATCGCGCGCGAGCGCGGGCAGTCGCTTCGCGGCCTCGTCGCTGAGATCGACGCCAGCCGAACGGGCGGCAACCTGTCGTCCGCCGTTCGGCTGCACGTGCTCGACCACTACCGCCGCCGCTCCGGCGCGCTCGGCGCGATCAAGAGCTAG